A portion of the Candidatus Neomarinimicrobiota bacterium genome contains these proteins:
- a CDS encoding sulfotransferase: protein MHNSELIRPIFIVGSERSGTTLLRLMLHAHPRIAIPPQTKYVKKLYKRRLLFGNLAREDNRQKLARWFLAHFDASTKLDDLDIDPAVVRSAVQATHSLGAALAQPLIAYAAKYDKLRWGDKRPYYIKYLDKLRTLFPDAQVIHLIRDCRDVVASLKHMPWWKSDTIYSILNWKEAIERGLEARQSTKLDEYLELRYEDLVDEPERELQRVCQFLSESYAPEMLHYSDIARYAVPDYKMAWHAATRQPLSRDSIERWKVELSAAEISLIEWSCGKELEAMGYTLSGSAAPDRRARSAFRFAGWSYRIKRCAIDTADSLISLIYRREMSYRKDGKTEPQL, encoded by the coding sequence ATGCACAACAGTGAACTTATACGACCGATCTTCATAGTGGGAAGTGAGCGATCGGGAACCACCTTACTCAGGCTGATGCTTCACGCCCACCCGCGGATTGCCATACCGCCTCAGACCAAGTATGTAAAGAAGCTGTATAAGCGGCGTCTCCTCTTCGGAAATCTTGCCAGAGAAGATAATCGCCAGAAGCTTGCCCGCTGGTTTTTGGCACACTTTGACGCCAGTACAAAACTGGACGATCTTGATATTGATCCCGCAGTGGTAAGATCAGCCGTGCAGGCAACTCACTCCCTTGGCGCAGCCTTGGCGCAGCCATTAATCGCCTACGCTGCCAAATATGATAAACTTCGCTGGGGCGACAAGCGACCGTACTACATCAAATACCTGGACAAACTTCGCACCCTTTTCCCCGATGCCCAGGTTATCCATCTCATCCGTGATTGCAGGGATGTGGTCGCTTCACTCAAACATATGCCGTGGTGGAAGAGCGACACAATCTATTCAATCCTGAACTGGAAGGAAGCAATAGAGAGGGGACTAGAGGCCCGTCAATCGACAAAGCTTGACGAATATCTCGAACTACGCTATGAAGATCTGGTAGATGAGCCGGAGAGGGAGTTGCAACGGGTTTGCCAATTCCTTAGCGAATCCTACGCTCCGGAGATGCTGCACTACTCCGATATTGCCCGCTACGCCGTGCCGGATTACAAGATGGCGTGGCACGCAGCGACCCGTCAGCCGCTCAGTAGAGATTCCATCGAAAGATGGAAAGTAGAACTATCCGCAGCGGAAATTTCCTTAATCGAGTGGTCATGCGGCAAGGAGCTTGAAGCTATGGGGTACACTCTCTCAGGATCTGCCGCACCTGACAGACGAGCCCGTTCCGCCTTCCGCTTCGCTGGATGGTCATACCGGATAAAAAGGTGTGCCATCGACACAGCCGACAGCTTAATCTCTCTGATCTATCGCCGGGAAATGAGCTATCGAAAAGACGGCAAAACTGAACCTCAACTATAG
- a CDS encoding phosphocholine cytidylyltransferase family protein, with the protein MKGPRQAVLLLAGSGSRLGVYTERRPKCMVEVAGEPILIRMLDQLSRIGVEQSILVVGYKAEVIRDAIGSRCGDMSIDYVENREWEQTNNIVSLAMAIERLTKDFLLLEGDLVFSDEALTQLNGIDRTAVSPFQSYMDGTVVALNRDSSVRKFFLKTTPGRPDDFSQLYKTVNIYSFSSNTFHGAVVPRLKGIIESGERKIFYEQAIADAVDAGEISLTAINFAEDQWCEIDTAEDFERAQSLFAAYS; encoded by the coding sequence ATGAAAGGTCCCAGACAGGCTGTGTTACTTTTGGCTGGTAGCGGCAGTCGCCTCGGTGTCTATACAGAGAGGAGACCCAAGTGTATGGTAGAAGTAGCCGGGGAGCCGATCCTGATTCGGATGCTGGATCAGCTTTCCAGGATTGGTGTTGAACAGTCTATACTGGTGGTCGGGTATAAGGCGGAAGTTATCAGAGACGCAATCGGCTCGCGATGTGGAGACATGTCCATCGACTACGTAGAAAACCGGGAATGGGAACAGACAAATAACATTGTTTCTCTGGCTATGGCAATCGAACGGCTCACCAAAGATTTCTTGCTGTTGGAAGGAGACCTGGTCTTCTCCGATGAAGCACTTACACAACTGAATGGTATTGACAGAACGGCAGTGAGCCCGTTTCAGTCATATATGGATGGGACTGTTGTAGCATTAAACCGTGACAGTAGTGTCAGAAAGTTCTTTCTGAAGACTACGCCAGGGCGACCTGATGATTTCAGTCAATTATACAAAACAGTGAATATTTACAGCTTCAGTAGTAACACTTTTCATGGTGCCGTCGTGCCGCGACTGAAAGGTATTATAGAGAGTGGTGAACGCAAGATATTCTACGAGCAGGCCATCGCCGATGCTGTAGATGCGGGGGAGATCAGTCTGACGGCAATCAATTTTGCAGAAGATCAGTGGTGTGAGATAGATACGGCGGAAGATTTTGAGCGGGCGCAGAGTCTGTTTGCCGCCTATAGTTGA
- a CDS encoding LicD family protein, with the protein MGTRHAFGEENAAVALTMLEKVTSIFESYEIKYCLTAGTLLGIVRENRLLPWDTDLDLRIFRNDVNKLPQAMWKIRFAGYLARTRRQEIKDSPLHEGEKRIVKIFNKAGFLKKGEIVMDCFIAVRHGDQYIWSCGGPKFYTKKAVPSHFYDNTQSITFQGKSYTAPAEVEDYLTFRYGDWRTPVKQWDYTKDDGAIISPETES; encoded by the coding sequence ATGGGTACGCGCCACGCTTTTGGCGAAGAAAATGCTGCTGTCGCCCTCACGATGCTGGAAAAGGTCACGAGCATCTTTGAGTCCTATGAAATCAAGTACTGTCTCACTGCGGGAACACTCCTAGGCATTGTCAGGGAAAACAGATTACTACCGTGGGATACTGATCTCGATTTACGCATCTTTCGCAACGATGTGAATAAATTGCCCCAGGCCATGTGGAAGATCCGCTTTGCCGGCTATCTTGCCCGCACTCGCCGGCAAGAGATAAAGGATTCCCCCTTGCACGAAGGTGAAAAACGAATTGTGAAAATCTTTAACAAAGCAGGATTCCTGAAGAAAGGTGAAATAGTCATGGACTGCTTTATCGCTGTCCGGCACGGAGACCAGTATATCTGGTCGTGCGGGGGTCCCAAGTTCTATACAAAGAAGGCGGTTCCGTCTCATTTCTACGACAATACACAATCTATTACCTTCCAGGGCAAGAGTTACACAGCTCCCGCGGAAGTTGAAGACTACCTTACGTTCCGCTATGGAGACTGGAGAACGCCGGTGAAACAGTGGGACTATACCAAGGACGACGGTGCCATCATTTCTCCGGAAACGGAGTCATGA
- the wecB gene encoding UDP-N-acetylglucosamine 2-epimerase (non-hydrolyzing): MTDRRKKAGVLICYGTRPEVIKVASTIEELSRRSVPFKTVFTGQHDELYHDVRHLIPKPDYRLGIMKVGQSPAEVLERVAHHLRPVIRNMRPNLVVVQGDTSSSSSSALTSFYERVSVGHIEAGLRTYNLDSPFPEEMNRQLISKVASLNWAPTELALENLEKEGARNVRLTGNTVVDICQRFGFPVSYSDKVLITLHRRENFGEKMASIFSQIERLAQDNAHLKFVFPMHPNPQVQRHRDLLEKVTVLDPLKYEDLLRLLSEVKFVISDSGGIQEECAAFRKKVLVCRDNTERPEGVEAGLAKLVGSDIEGSFAWADDSPEWSGDNPYGDGKAGKRIVDSIESLLQEG; this comes from the coding sequence GTGACTGACAGACGCAAAAAAGCGGGTGTACTTATCTGCTACGGTACGCGCCCCGAGGTCATCAAGGTCGCTTCTACCATTGAAGAACTATCGCGCCGGAGCGTCCCCTTCAAGACTGTTTTCACCGGGCAGCACGATGAACTTTATCACGATGTGAGGCATCTGATTCCCAAACCCGACTATCGTCTCGGCATCATGAAAGTGGGTCAGAGTCCGGCTGAAGTCCTTGAGCGTGTTGCCCATCATTTGCGACCGGTGATCAGGAATATGAGACCAAACCTTGTGGTGGTTCAGGGTGACACATCCTCCTCCTCCTCCTCCGCACTCACTTCATTCTATGAACGGGTATCGGTGGGGCACATCGAAGCGGGATTGAGGACTTACAATCTCGATTCACCTTTCCCGGAGGAGATGAATCGCCAGCTGATCTCCAAGGTGGCTTCGCTCAACTGGGCGCCTACAGAACTGGCACTGGAAAATCTCGAGAAGGAGGGAGCGCGTAATGTCCGTCTCACCGGCAACACCGTGGTTGACATTTGCCAGAGATTTGGCTTCCCTGTCAGCTATAGCGATAAAGTGCTCATTACGTTACACCGGCGGGAGAATTTCGGTGAAAAGATGGCGAGTATCTTCAGTCAGATTGAACGGCTGGCGCAAGATAACGCCCATCTGAAGTTTGTCTTCCCCATGCATCCGAATCCCCAGGTCCAGCGCCACCGTGATCTCCTTGAAAAGGTCACCGTTCTGGATCCTCTCAAGTATGAGGACCTGCTTAGACTCCTCAGCGAGGTGAAGTTCGTGATAAGCGATTCTGGAGGCATTCAGGAGGAGTGCGCCGCATTCAGAAAGAAGGTGCTTGTCTGCCGCGACAATACTGAACGTCCTGAAGGTGTAGAAGCGGGGCTCGCAAAGCTTGTCGGCAGTGATATTGAAGGTAGTTTTGCGTGGGCTGACGATTCTCCTGAGTGGAGCGGAGACAATCCCTATGGCGACGGCAAGGCCGGAAAGCGAATTGTTGACTCTATAGAATCGTTATTGCAGGAAGGGTAG
- a CDS encoding ABC transporter ATP-binding protein: MYKRILALAWPHWKLIALSLAASLIFVFFNSLSVWVTASFINNILTDFESLVKGQAQLEALEVRTVNETLKLWTNRLILGATPIDTLKVLCITIFVSFLMKNLFLYLKNFLTGLVQIKVITDLRNKLFDHLTTLSLSFFSRKKSGELTSILLNDVAAIRRSLAVSFHKLLVEPINILTFTLLLFVINWKLTLAAALILPLATFLIVVVGKSIRRKAMRSSKQISGIVSIIQETIGSIRIVKSFTMEKGELDKFRRETKKFYQLQRRQFRLRYASVPTTEIIGVTMGVVLLWIGGKNVLVNQTMDPEDFIRFILLLFAILSPIKGMNIVNTEIQTALASAERVFSLLDAPRSIVDVEDAIHVDQFTDSIRFEGVSFSYDGSAERVLDDVSFFIRKGEVVAVVGESGAGKSTIADLIPRFYDVKRGSVTLDGTDIRNIKLHSLRRLMGIVPQETILFNDTIRNNISYGEMGAESGEMLEVAEAANALKFIEEQPAGFETIIGDRGVKLSGGQRQRLAIARALLKNPPILILDEATSSLDTESEKKVQEAIDHLKKERTVFVIAHRLSTVRNADRIIVLKQGKIVEMGAHAELLETSGYYKKLYEVQFGEIAFKVI; the protein is encoded by the coding sequence ATGTATAAGCGTATTCTGGCTCTCGCCTGGCCTCACTGGAAACTGATAGCTCTGTCGCTGGCGGCTTCGCTCATTTTTGTCTTCTTCAACTCTCTGTCGGTTTGGGTGACGGCTTCATTCATCAACAACATATTGACCGATTTCGAATCTTTGGTTAAAGGTCAGGCACAGCTTGAGGCTCTCGAAGTGAGAACTGTCAACGAGACACTGAAACTATGGACAAACAGGCTCATCCTCGGCGCAACACCCATCGATACGCTCAAGGTGCTCTGTATCACCATCTTTGTCTCTTTTCTGATGAAGAATCTTTTCCTCTATCTCAAGAACTTTTTAACCGGTCTTGTTCAGATTAAGGTTATCACCGACCTAAGGAACAAACTTTTCGATCACCTCACCACCCTGTCGCTATCCTTTTTCAGCAGGAAGAAGTCCGGCGAACTGACCTCCATCCTTTTGAATGATGTTGCCGCCATTCGCCGCTCGCTGGCGGTAAGTTTCCACAAACTGCTGGTTGAACCGATCAATATTCTCACCTTTACGCTGCTCCTTTTCGTAATTAATTGGAAACTCACATTGGCGGCAGCGCTCATCCTCCCGTTGGCCACATTTCTCATTGTAGTGGTAGGCAAGAGTATTCGCCGCAAAGCGATGCGGTCGTCGAAGCAGATTTCGGGAATTGTCTCCATTATTCAAGAGACAATCGGCTCTATCAGAATCGTGAAGTCGTTTACCATGGAGAAAGGGGAGTTAGATAAGTTTCGCCGCGAAACGAAAAAGTTCTACCAGCTCCAGCGCCGTCAATTCAGACTCAGGTACGCTTCCGTGCCGACCACAGAAATCATCGGTGTAACCATGGGTGTTGTCCTTCTCTGGATCGGCGGCAAGAACGTCCTCGTAAATCAGACCATGGATCCCGAAGATTTTATCCGCTTCATTCTTTTGCTTTTCGCTATTCTCAGTCCTATTAAGGGGATGAATATCGTCAACACGGAGATTCAGACTGCCCTTGCTTCGGCGGAGCGTGTTTTCTCTCTCCTCGATGCGCCCCGTTCCATTGTGGATGTGGAAGATGCCATCCATGTAGATCAGTTCACTGATTCTATCAGGTTTGAAGGTGTCAGCTTTTCGTACGACGGTTCTGCAGAGAGGGTTCTCGATGATGTCTCCTTCTTTATCCGCAAAGGTGAAGTGGTAGCGGTGGTAGGGGAGAGCGGCGCCGGAAAATCGACGATTGCCGATCTTATTCCCCGATTCTACGACGTGAAAAGAGGGTCGGTTACGTTGGACGGAACTGATATCCGCAACATCAAACTTCACTCGCTACGGCGGTTGATGGGGATCGTGCCTCAAGAGACGATCCTTTTCAATGACACCATCCGCAACAACATTTCATACGGAGAGATGGGGGCGGAGTCCGGCGAAATGCTCGAGGTGGCTGAGGCTGCGAACGCACTTAAGTTCATTGAGGAGCAGCCCGCCGGATTCGAGACCATCATCGGCGACAGAGGCGTGAAGCTCTCGGGCGGTCAGCGGCAGCGTCTGGCCATCGCACGGGCGCTACTCAAGAATCCCCCAATCCTGATCCTGGATGAAGCAACTTCTTCTCTCGATACTGAATCCGAGAAAAAGGTGCAAGAGGCGATAGACCATCTCAAGAAAGAGAGAACCGTGTTCGTTATTGCCCACCGTCTGTCAACGGTACGCAATGCGGACAGGATCATCGTACTCAAGCAGGGGAAGATTGTGGAAATGGGTGCGCATGCAGAACTGCTGGAAACGAGCGGCTACTATAAGAAGCTGTACGAAGTCCAGTTCGGAGAGATTGCTTTCAAGGTGATATAG
- a CDS encoding co-chaperone GroES family protein has protein sequence MRIGKRHLMVVGDRLLIRPDESQEKSPAGLYLPPTVREKEDVWGGIVVEVGPGIPLSHPSDVEEEPWHNEGKEVKYIPTQAETGDYALFLKKASVEIKFEEKKYLIVPQAAILVLIRDELN, from the coding sequence ATGAGAATAGGAAAAAGACATCTGATGGTTGTTGGCGATCGTCTCTTGATAAGGCCTGACGAATCCCAGGAGAAATCGCCGGCGGGACTCTATCTTCCGCCCACCGTCCGTGAAAAGGAAGATGTGTGGGGCGGCATTGTGGTGGAGGTGGGCCCCGGTATCCCTCTTTCTCATCCATCGGATGTAGAAGAAGAACCGTGGCACAACGAAGGTAAGGAGGTCAAGTACATCCCCACCCAGGCCGAGACAGGTGATTACGCCCTGTTTCTCAAGAAGGCTTCGGTAGAGATCAAGTTCGAAGAAAAGAAATACCTGATTGTGCCACAGGCGGCGATCCTGGTTCTGATCCGGGACGAACTCAATTAA